A stretch of Cucumis sativus cultivar 9930 chromosome 2, Cucumber_9930_V3, whole genome shotgun sequence DNA encodes these proteins:
- the LOC101211497 gene encoding transcription repressor OFP8 — protein sequence MEKRFKLRFSRLFQSSFFSCRSKKNSDILISHKPISKPLISPKPPQLSSNYTPKLPLNPSHFQFPPPPASSPIISPPLSHLNDCLSRHRSKSKIKRRKNPHSRPAPPAPPLPRPHPEDFGSAWWYGGHDETEEDETETLFSSRSLTSDSSVSRRRHRRRHGRRRPERKMRDGFFAVVKNSSNPYMDFKASMAEMVVEKKIFGGKELEELLQCFISLNSRHYHKVIFEVYSEIKEALFFL from the coding sequence ATGGaaaaaagattcaaactaAGATTCTCACGCCTATTCCAATCCTCATTCTTCTCTTGTCGTTCCAAGAAAAATTCCGATATCCTTATTTCTCATAAACCCATTTCCAAACCCTTAATTTCTCCTAAACCCCCTCAACTTTCCTCTAATTACACTCCAAAACTCCCTCTTAATCCTTCCCATTTTCAATTCCCTCCCCCTCCTGCCTCTTCTCCCATTATCTCCCCACCTCTTTCCCATCTCAACGATTGCTTATCACGCCACAGAAGCAAATCCAAAatcaagagaagaaagaatcCACATTCTCGGCCTGCACCACCAGCACCACCACTACCGCGGCCGCACCCGGAAGACTTCGGTAGTGCGTGGTGGTATGGTGGACATGACGAAACAGAGGAGGATGAAACAGAGACTCTGTTTTCTTCACGAAGTTTAACGTCGGATTCGTCCGTGTCACGCCGCCGTCATCGACGGAGACATGGTCGCCGGAGACCGGAGAGGAAAATGAGAGATGGGTTTTTTGCGGTGGTGAAAAACTCGTCGAATCCGTACATGGATTTTAAGGCGTCAATGGCGGAAATGGTGGTTGAGAAGAAGATATTTGGAGGGAAAGAGTTGGAAGAGCTTTTACAATGCTTTATTTCACTTAATTCTCGTCATTATCATAAAGtgatttttgaagtttattcGGAGATTAAAGaagctcttttttttctctga